In Crassostrea angulata isolate pt1a10 chromosome 4, ASM2561291v2, whole genome shotgun sequence, one genomic interval encodes:
- the LOC128181780 gene encoding HSPB1-associated protein 1 homolog, with amino-acid sequence MELERNSSSSVADLIISPNCPPLVLHGLIDHWNARRWNIELLSHQVKGKLSCKLSPKTHQNLWETQCIHEFISLEEFAAWGKSNEEKSSPLNKYKPEDFSCYIDYKYMKDIASDKILKDVDWGVFGFPDRDGKESTIWIGSEGCYTNCHYDTYGFNLVAQIQGRKQWILFPPWETSYLYPTRIPYEESSVFSEVNVKNQDLQQHPQFQKARPYTVILEPGQVLYVPRHWWHFVESLEDSISVNTWIEMTEDFESRVSEAVTRCLISPLLGARDELSDEETESDSWINPGEEILSADANLQLLQLAISLRCHKTEEQKSSRKMLCEAVKNLPIRDQNRLMNRKRKHSHEDVGNEYRKEPKVLSMETGVVNKHGKKDNSREEDSEEQFKSSRDLQCKTDVDGPYIVVVQTEVKDESDCNLESDKKSFTSDKRKECEQSLESDSSSKGDKNSEKTDSRSTRNICQTSSLLEASENRSELLRKLVRSVTHPNVIQEIIKELHR; translated from the exons ATGGAGCTCGAGAGAAACAGCAGTAGTTCTGTCGCAGACTTAATCATATCTCCAAATTGTCCGCCACTAGTGCTGCACGGCCTGATAGATCATTGGAATGCCAGACGATGGAATATTGAACTTTTATCCCATCAAGTCAAGGGGAAACTATCCTGTAAACTTTCTCCAAAGACACACCAGA ATCTCTGGGAAACACAGTGTATCCATGAGTTTATTTCACTGGAAGAATTTGCTGCATGGGGAAAATCAAATGAAGAGAAATCTAGtcctttaaataaatataaaccaGAGGACTTTTCTTGTTATATAGACTACAAATATATGAAAGATATTGCATCAGATAAAATTCTTAAG gatgTGGATTGGGGAGTGTTTGGATTTCCCGACAGGGATGGAAAGGAAAGTACTATCTGGATTGGGTCAGAGGGTTGTTATACAAACTGCCACTATGACACGTATGGTTTCAATCTTGTAGCACAAATTCAGGGGAG AAAGCAATGGATTTTGTTTCCACCCTGGGAAACTTCCTATCTGTATCCTACAAGAATTCCCTATGAAGAATCGAGTGTTTTTAGTGAAGTTAATGTTAAAAACCAAGATCTTCAACAACATCCACAATTTCAG AAAGCCCGCCCATACACAGTGATACTGGAGCCCGGGCAAGTCCTGTATGTTCCACGTCACTGGTGGCACTTTGTGGAGAGTCTAGAGGATTCCATTAGTGTTAATACATGGATAGAAATG ACAGAAGACTTTGAGAGCAGGGTATCGGAAGCCGTTACAAGGTGTCTTATTTCTCCACTATTAGGGGCCAGGGACGAACTGAGTGATGAGGAAACAGAAAGTGATTCTTGGATAAATCCAGGAGAG GAAATTTTGTCCGCTGATGCAAATCTTCAACTCCTCCAATTAGCCATTTCCTTAAGATGTCACAAAACAGAAGAACAGAAAAGTTCTCGAAAAATGCTTTGTGAAGCTGTAAAAAATCTTCCAATTAGAGACCAAAATAGATTGATGAATAGGAAGAGGAAGCATAGTCATGAAGATGTTGGAAATGAGTATAGAAAAGAACCAAAAGTTTTGAGCATGGAAACAGGAGTGGTTAATAAACATggtaagaaagataactccagggAAGAAGATTCAGAGGAACAGTTCAAGAGTTCAAGAGACTTGCAATGTAAAACTGACGTGGACGGTCCATATATTGTAGTCGTACAAACTGAAGTGAAAGATGAAAGTGACTGCAATTTAGAGTCCGATAAGAAATCATTTACTAGTGATAAAAGGAAGGAATGTGAACAGAGTCTGGAAAGTGATAGCAGCAGTAAAGGAGACAAGAATTCAGAGAAGACAGATTCTAGAAGCACTCGAAATATTTGTCAAACAAGTTCTTTATTAGAAGCGAGTGAGAATAGAAGTGAATTATTAAGGAAGTTGGTCCGAAGTGTTACACATCCAAATGTTATTCAGGAGATAATAAAGGAATTACACCGTTAA
- the LOC128181672 gene encoding uncharacterized protein LOC128181672 encodes MDYVPEEYQEGLDRYFHMYADPDTGLINAEGFRSVLQCLRLCPSEAFVNRVFKDHDKDPSKSYITKDEFITMMKGNWNSREEIYSQLVNAIQELYGTDGGNSVDNVQISVTDLISTLTTAGEEPLSQEEASIVTTELGKLDPGGVGKINGRELIEFLHGVSKERTSLDRRGTIEQEGPES; translated from the exons ATG gaCTATGTTCCCGAAGAATATCAAGAAG GATTGGATAGGTATTTCCACATGTACGCTGATCCGGACACCGGACTTATAAATGCCGAGGGGTTCCGATCCGTTTTGCAGTGTCTTCGTCTATGTCCTTCGGAAGCATTTGTCAACAGAGTTTTCAAAGACCACGATAAGGATC CATCAAAATCGTACATTACTAAAGACGAGTTCATTACAATGATGAAGGGAAATTGGAACTCCAGAGAAGAAATCTACAGCCAATTAGTTAACGCGATTCAAGAGCTGTATGGGACAGATGGCGGGAACTCTGTGGACAATGTCCAGATATCTGTAACTGACCTAATCAGCACACTGACCACTGCGGGGGAGGAGCCCCTTAGTCAAGAGGAGGCATCCATTGTGACGACGGAGCTCGGAAAACTAGACCCCGGCGGCGTCGGAAAAATAAATGGCAGGG AATTAATAGAATTTCTGCACGGTGTTTCTAAAGAGAGGACATCCTTAGATAGAAGAGGCACCATTGAACAAGAGGGACCGGAATCCTGA
- the LOC128181781 gene encoding uncharacterized protein LOC128181781 → MESQQIIHCQFPDVAKSQEQPTLRPSSEPIFLSPSAFRMKLLRRIVAVDGGTIDKKSLKTLETKNSEKTMKASIIFPNGEVGTLISLEKIEKKKDSSEEDRLFPSLNETDYFDNTGLMHPQPRKEKPLRLPPISLPRIYELKPLPILPTDYNSLASPAKPITDEDWEDLKECRYLRPSPRKYRNSGDQRMP, encoded by the coding sequence ATGGAAAGCCAACAGATCATACATTGCCAGTTTCCGGATGTCGCAAAATCCCAAGAGCAGCCGACATTGAGACCATCTTCTGAACCGATTTTCTTATCACCAAGCGCATTCAGGATGAAGCTTTTAAGGAGGATAGTCGCCGTGGATGGGGGAACAATCGACAAGAAGAGCTTAAAGACTCTGGAAACAAAAAATAGTGAAAAGACTATGAAGGCATCCATCATATTTCCTAATGGAGAGGTTGGGACACTGATTTCTTTAGAAAAGATCGAGAAAAAGAAAGACTCATCGGAAGAAGACCGACTGTTTCCTTCTCTTAATGAAACGGACTATTTTGATAACACGGGCTTAATGCACCCACAACCGAGAAAAGAGAAGCCATTAAGGCTACCACCTATTTCATTACCAAGGATATACGAGCTCAAACCTTTACCGATTTTACCGACAGACTATAACTCTTTGGCCTCACCAGCAAAACCGATCACCGATGAAGATTGGGAGGACCTTAAGGAGTGCCGATATCTCAGACCTTCTCCTCGGAAGTACAGAAACTCCGGTGACCAGAGGATGCCTTGA